From Polyodon spathula isolate WHYD16114869_AA chromosome 24, ASM1765450v1, whole genome shotgun sequence, one genomic window encodes:
- the LOC121298898 gene encoding aryl hydrocarbon receptor nuclear translocator 2 isoform X4, producing MATPAAVNPSEMASDIPGPVALPGAPVGAGQVRMAGSMPGRAGKRRSGGMDFEDEDGEGPSKFSRENHSEIERRRRNKMTQYITELSDMVPTCSALARKPDKLTILRMAVSHMKSMRGTGNKSTDGAYKPSFLTEQELKHLILEAADGFLFVVAAETGRVIYVSDSVTPVLNHPQSEWFGSTLYEQVHPDDVDKLREQLSTSESSMTGRILDLKTGTVKKEGQQSSMRMCMGSRRSFICRLRCGSAPLDHISLNRLSNMRKRYRNGLGPSKEGEPQYSVVHCTGYIKAWPPAGMTIPDEDTEAGQTSKYCLVAIGRLQVTSSPVSMDMNGLTVPTEFLSRHSSDGIITFVDPRCINVIGYQPQDLLGKDILEFCHPEDQSHLRESFQQVVKLKGQVLSVMYRFRTKNREWMLIRTSSFTFQNPYSDEIEYIICTNTNVKQLQQQQAELEVHQRDGLPSYDLSQVPVPNVTAGVHEAGKPIDKAESMFPQERDPRFADMYTGIAATADKKMMASSSAGGTQQLYSQGSPFQPGHSGKSFSSSVIHVPGVNDIQSASSTGQNLAQISRQLNPAQVPWTGNRPPFSGQQIPSQSGKGQSSPFGIGSSHSYPADPSSYSPLSSPTNSSPSGNAYSGLANRSAAFAEGGQSGGQFQGRPSEVWSQWQSQHHNQQGSEQHAHQQPSQTEVFQDMLPMPGDPTQGTGNYNIEDFADLGMFPPFSE from the exons AATGGACTTTGAGGATGAAGATGGAGAAGGACCAAGCAAATTTTCAAG ggaAAATCACAGTGAAATTGAAAGACGTCGTCGTAATAAGATGACACAGTATATCACAGAGCTGTCTGATATGGTGCCTACCTGCAGTGCACTGGCACGGAAGCCAGACAAACTTACCATCCTGCGAATGGCCGTGTCTCACATGAAATCCATGAGAGGGACGGGGAACAAGTCTACTGATGGAGCTTATAAACCTTCATTTCTAACAGAGCAG gaaCTGAAGCATCTGATTCTGGAGGCTGCGGATGGGTTCCTCTTTGTTGTTGCCGCGGAGACCGGTAGAGTGATTTACGTTTCAGACTCGGTTACTCCAGTCCTCAATCACCCGCAGTCAGAGTGGTTCGGGAGCACTCTGTATGAACAGGTACACCCAGACGACGTGGATAAACTGAGAGAGCAGCTGAGCACGTCCGAAAGCTCAATGACAG GACGCATTCTGGACCTGAAGACGGGGACAGTCAAGAAAGAAGGCCAGCAGTCCTCCATGAGAATGTGCATGGGATCGAGGCGTTCCTTTATTTGTAGATTGAG GTGCGGCAGTGCGCCTTTAGATCACATCTCCTTGAATCGACTGTCCAATATGAGGAAGAGATACAG AAATGGCTTAGGACCTTCAAAAGAGGGAGAACCACAGTATTCAGTTGTCCATTGTACAGGATACATCAAAGCGTGGCCACCAGCAG GCATGACCATCCCTGATGAAGATACAGAAGCAGGACAGACCAGTAAATATTGCCTTGTTGCAATTGGAAGACTTCAG GTAACCAGCTCCCCGGTGTCCATGGATATGAATGGGTTGACGGTTCCTACAGAGTTCCTTTCTCGACACAGCTCGGATGGAATTATCACTTTCGTGGATCCGCGCTGCATCAACGTTATTGGCTACCAACCACAG GACCTGCTGGGAAAGGACATCTTGGAGTTCTGCCACCCCGAAGATCAGAGCCACCTGAGGGAGAGCTTTCAACAG GTTGTTAAACTGAAAGGCCAGGTGCTCTCTGTGATGTATCGTTTCCGCACAAAGAATCGAGAGTGGATGCTGATCAGGACTAGCAGCTTCACCTTTCAGAACCCGTACTCGGACGAGATCGAATACATCATATGCACCAACACCAACGTCAA gcagcttcaacaacagcaAGCAGAGCTTGAAGTTCATCAAAGAGATGGTCTCCCATCGTATGACCTGTCTCAG GTGCCTGTTCCTAATGTTACTGCTGGTGTCCACGAAGCAGGCAAGCCAATCGACAAGGCAGAGAGCATGTTCCCCCAGGAAAGGGACCCTCGCTTTGCTGATATGTACACCGGGATTGCAGCTA CAGCTGACAAAAAAATGATGGCTTCGTCTTCAGCCGGAGGGACCCAGCAGCTTTATTCTCAAGGCAGCCCGTTCCAGCCAGGTCACTCAGGGAAGAGTTTCAG TTCCTCTGTAATACATGTACCAGGAGTCAATGATATTCAGTCAGCATCTTCAACTGGACAGAACTTGGCACAGATTTCTCGACAGCTGAACCCAGCTCAGGTTCCCTGGACTGGGAATCGGCCTCCTTTTTCTGGACAG caaatcCCATCACAGTCTGGGAAGGGTCAGTCATCTCCGTTTGGTATTGGATCGAGTCACAGCTATCCAGCAGACCCCTCCTCTTACAGCCCCCTGTCCAGCCCCACCAACTCCTCCCCAAGCGGGAATGCCTACTCGGGCCTAGCCAATCGCAGCGCTGCTTTCG CTGAAGGTGGACAGAGTGGAGGGCAGTTTCAAGGCAGACCGTCTGAGGTGTGGTCTCAGTGGCAGAGCCAGCACCACAACCAGCAGGGCAGTGAGCAGCACGCGCACCAGCAGCCGAGCCAGACCGAGGTCTTCCAG GATATGTTGCCTATGCCTGGGGATCCCACACAGGGTACAGGCAATTACAACATTGAAGATTTTGCTGACCTGGGCATGTTTCCTCCTTTTTCCGAGTAA
- the LOC121298898 gene encoding aryl hydrocarbon receptor nuclear translocator 2 isoform X1 translates to MATPAAVNPSEMASDIPGPVALPGAPVGAGQVRMAGSMPGRAGKRRSGGMDFEDEDGEGPSKFSRYDDDQVPGDKERFARENHSEIERRRRNKMTQYITELSDMVPTCSALARKPDKLTILRMAVSHMKSMRGTGNKSTDGAYKPSFLTEQELKHLILEAADGFLFVVAAETGRVIYVSDSVTPVLNHPQSEWFGSTLYEQVHPDDVDKLREQLSTSESSMTGRILDLKTGTVKKEGQQSSMRMCMGSRRSFICRLRCGSAPLDHISLNRLSNMRKRYRNGLGPSKEGEPQYSVVHCTGYIKAWPPAGMTIPDEDTEAGQTSKYCLVAIGRLQVTSSPVSMDMNGLTVPTEFLSRHSSDGIITFVDPRCINVIGYQPQDLLGKDILEFCHPEDQSHLRESFQQVVKLKGQVLSVMYRFRTKNREWMLIRTSSFTFQNPYSDEIEYIICTNTNVKQLQQQQAELEVHQRDGLPSYDLSQVPVPNVTAGVHEAGKPIDKAESMFPQERDPRFADMYTGIAATADKKMMASSSAGGTQQLYSQGSPFQPGHSGKSFSSSVIHVPGVNDIQSASSTGQNLAQISRQLNPAQVPWTGNRPPFSGQQIPSQSGKGQSSPFGIGSSHSYPADPSSYSPLSSPTNSSPSGNAYSGLANRSAAFAEGGQSGGQFQGRPSEVWSQWQSQHHNQQGSEQHAHQQPSQTEVFQDMLPMPGDPTQGTGNYNIEDFADLGMFPPFSE, encoded by the exons AATGGACTTTGAGGATGAAGATGGAGAAGGACCAAGCAAATTTTCAAG GTATGATGATGATCAAGTCCCTGGTGATAAGGAAAGATTTGCAAG ggaAAATCACAGTGAAATTGAAAGACGTCGTCGTAATAAGATGACACAGTATATCACAGAGCTGTCTGATATGGTGCCTACCTGCAGTGCACTGGCACGGAAGCCAGACAAACTTACCATCCTGCGAATGGCCGTGTCTCACATGAAATCCATGAGAGGGACGGGGAACAAGTCTACTGATGGAGCTTATAAACCTTCATTTCTAACAGAGCAG gaaCTGAAGCATCTGATTCTGGAGGCTGCGGATGGGTTCCTCTTTGTTGTTGCCGCGGAGACCGGTAGAGTGATTTACGTTTCAGACTCGGTTACTCCAGTCCTCAATCACCCGCAGTCAGAGTGGTTCGGGAGCACTCTGTATGAACAGGTACACCCAGACGACGTGGATAAACTGAGAGAGCAGCTGAGCACGTCCGAAAGCTCAATGACAG GACGCATTCTGGACCTGAAGACGGGGACAGTCAAGAAAGAAGGCCAGCAGTCCTCCATGAGAATGTGCATGGGATCGAGGCGTTCCTTTATTTGTAGATTGAG GTGCGGCAGTGCGCCTTTAGATCACATCTCCTTGAATCGACTGTCCAATATGAGGAAGAGATACAG AAATGGCTTAGGACCTTCAAAAGAGGGAGAACCACAGTATTCAGTTGTCCATTGTACAGGATACATCAAAGCGTGGCCACCAGCAG GCATGACCATCCCTGATGAAGATACAGAAGCAGGACAGACCAGTAAATATTGCCTTGTTGCAATTGGAAGACTTCAG GTAACCAGCTCCCCGGTGTCCATGGATATGAATGGGTTGACGGTTCCTACAGAGTTCCTTTCTCGACACAGCTCGGATGGAATTATCACTTTCGTGGATCCGCGCTGCATCAACGTTATTGGCTACCAACCACAG GACCTGCTGGGAAAGGACATCTTGGAGTTCTGCCACCCCGAAGATCAGAGCCACCTGAGGGAGAGCTTTCAACAG GTTGTTAAACTGAAAGGCCAGGTGCTCTCTGTGATGTATCGTTTCCGCACAAAGAATCGAGAGTGGATGCTGATCAGGACTAGCAGCTTCACCTTTCAGAACCCGTACTCGGACGAGATCGAATACATCATATGCACCAACACCAACGTCAA gcagcttcaacaacagcaAGCAGAGCTTGAAGTTCATCAAAGAGATGGTCTCCCATCGTATGACCTGTCTCAG GTGCCTGTTCCTAATGTTACTGCTGGTGTCCACGAAGCAGGCAAGCCAATCGACAAGGCAGAGAGCATGTTCCCCCAGGAAAGGGACCCTCGCTTTGCTGATATGTACACCGGGATTGCAGCTA CAGCTGACAAAAAAATGATGGCTTCGTCTTCAGCCGGAGGGACCCAGCAGCTTTATTCTCAAGGCAGCCCGTTCCAGCCAGGTCACTCAGGGAAGAGTTTCAG TTCCTCTGTAATACATGTACCAGGAGTCAATGATATTCAGTCAGCATCTTCAACTGGACAGAACTTGGCACAGATTTCTCGACAGCTGAACCCAGCTCAGGTTCCCTGGACTGGGAATCGGCCTCCTTTTTCTGGACAG caaatcCCATCACAGTCTGGGAAGGGTCAGTCATCTCCGTTTGGTATTGGATCGAGTCACAGCTATCCAGCAGACCCCTCCTCTTACAGCCCCCTGTCCAGCCCCACCAACTCCTCCCCAAGCGGGAATGCCTACTCGGGCCTAGCCAATCGCAGCGCTGCTTTCG CTGAAGGTGGACAGAGTGGAGGGCAGTTTCAAGGCAGACCGTCTGAGGTGTGGTCTCAGTGGCAGAGCCAGCACCACAACCAGCAGGGCAGTGAGCAGCACGCGCACCAGCAGCCGAGCCAGACCGAGGTCTTCCAG GATATGTTGCCTATGCCTGGGGATCCCACACAGGGTACAGGCAATTACAACATTGAAGATTTTGCTGACCTGGGCATGTTTCCTCCTTTTTCCGAGTAA
- the LOC121298898 gene encoding aryl hydrocarbon receptor nuclear translocator 2 isoform X3, which yields MASDIPGPVALPGAPVGAGQVRMAGSMPGRAGKRRSGGMDFEDEDGEGPSKFSRYDDDQVPGDKERFARENHSEIERRRRNKMTQYITELSDMVPTCSALARKPDKLTILRMAVSHMKSMRGTGNKSTDGAYKPSFLTEQELKHLILEAADGFLFVVAAETGRVIYVSDSVTPVLNHPQSEWFGSTLYEQVHPDDVDKLREQLSTSESSMTGRILDLKTGTVKKEGQQSSMRMCMGSRRSFICRLRCGSAPLDHISLNRLSNMRKRYRNGLGPSKEGEPQYSVVHCTGYIKAWPPAGMTIPDEDTEAGQTSKYCLVAIGRLQVTSSPVSMDMNGLTVPTEFLSRHSSDGIITFVDPRCINVIGYQPQDLLGKDILEFCHPEDQSHLRESFQQVVKLKGQVLSVMYRFRTKNREWMLIRTSSFTFQNPYSDEIEYIICTNTNVKQLQQQQAELEVHQRDGLPSYDLSQVPVPNVTAGVHEAGKPIDKAESMFPQERDPRFADMYTGIAATADKKMMASSSAGGTQQLYSQGSPFQPGHSGKSFSSSVIHVPGVNDIQSASSTGQNLAQISRQLNPAQVPWTGNRPPFSGQQIPSQSGKGQSSPFGIGSSHSYPADPSSYSPLSSPTNSSPSGNAYSGLANRSAAFAEGGQSGGQFQGRPSEVWSQWQSQHHNQQGSEQHAHQQPSQTEVFQDMLPMPGDPTQGTGNYNIEDFADLGMFPPFSE from the exons AATGGACTTTGAGGATGAAGATGGAGAAGGACCAAGCAAATTTTCAAG GTATGATGATGATCAAGTCCCTGGTGATAAGGAAAGATTTGCAAG ggaAAATCACAGTGAAATTGAAAGACGTCGTCGTAATAAGATGACACAGTATATCACAGAGCTGTCTGATATGGTGCCTACCTGCAGTGCACTGGCACGGAAGCCAGACAAACTTACCATCCTGCGAATGGCCGTGTCTCACATGAAATCCATGAGAGGGACGGGGAACAAGTCTACTGATGGAGCTTATAAACCTTCATTTCTAACAGAGCAG gaaCTGAAGCATCTGATTCTGGAGGCTGCGGATGGGTTCCTCTTTGTTGTTGCCGCGGAGACCGGTAGAGTGATTTACGTTTCAGACTCGGTTACTCCAGTCCTCAATCACCCGCAGTCAGAGTGGTTCGGGAGCACTCTGTATGAACAGGTACACCCAGACGACGTGGATAAACTGAGAGAGCAGCTGAGCACGTCCGAAAGCTCAATGACAG GACGCATTCTGGACCTGAAGACGGGGACAGTCAAGAAAGAAGGCCAGCAGTCCTCCATGAGAATGTGCATGGGATCGAGGCGTTCCTTTATTTGTAGATTGAG GTGCGGCAGTGCGCCTTTAGATCACATCTCCTTGAATCGACTGTCCAATATGAGGAAGAGATACAG AAATGGCTTAGGACCTTCAAAAGAGGGAGAACCACAGTATTCAGTTGTCCATTGTACAGGATACATCAAAGCGTGGCCACCAGCAG GCATGACCATCCCTGATGAAGATACAGAAGCAGGACAGACCAGTAAATATTGCCTTGTTGCAATTGGAAGACTTCAG GTAACCAGCTCCCCGGTGTCCATGGATATGAATGGGTTGACGGTTCCTACAGAGTTCCTTTCTCGACACAGCTCGGATGGAATTATCACTTTCGTGGATCCGCGCTGCATCAACGTTATTGGCTACCAACCACAG GACCTGCTGGGAAAGGACATCTTGGAGTTCTGCCACCCCGAAGATCAGAGCCACCTGAGGGAGAGCTTTCAACAG GTTGTTAAACTGAAAGGCCAGGTGCTCTCTGTGATGTATCGTTTCCGCACAAAGAATCGAGAGTGGATGCTGATCAGGACTAGCAGCTTCACCTTTCAGAACCCGTACTCGGACGAGATCGAATACATCATATGCACCAACACCAACGTCAA gcagcttcaacaacagcaAGCAGAGCTTGAAGTTCATCAAAGAGATGGTCTCCCATCGTATGACCTGTCTCAG GTGCCTGTTCCTAATGTTACTGCTGGTGTCCACGAAGCAGGCAAGCCAATCGACAAGGCAGAGAGCATGTTCCCCCAGGAAAGGGACCCTCGCTTTGCTGATATGTACACCGGGATTGCAGCTA CAGCTGACAAAAAAATGATGGCTTCGTCTTCAGCCGGAGGGACCCAGCAGCTTTATTCTCAAGGCAGCCCGTTCCAGCCAGGTCACTCAGGGAAGAGTTTCAG TTCCTCTGTAATACATGTACCAGGAGTCAATGATATTCAGTCAGCATCTTCAACTGGACAGAACTTGGCACAGATTTCTCGACAGCTGAACCCAGCTCAGGTTCCCTGGACTGGGAATCGGCCTCCTTTTTCTGGACAG caaatcCCATCACAGTCTGGGAAGGGTCAGTCATCTCCGTTTGGTATTGGATCGAGTCACAGCTATCCAGCAGACCCCTCCTCTTACAGCCCCCTGTCCAGCCCCACCAACTCCTCCCCAAGCGGGAATGCCTACTCGGGCCTAGCCAATCGCAGCGCTGCTTTCG CTGAAGGTGGACAGAGTGGAGGGCAGTTTCAAGGCAGACCGTCTGAGGTGTGGTCTCAGTGGCAGAGCCAGCACCACAACCAGCAGGGCAGTGAGCAGCACGCGCACCAGCAGCCGAGCCAGACCGAGGTCTTCCAG GATATGTTGCCTATGCCTGGGGATCCCACACAGGGTACAGGCAATTACAACATTGAAGATTTTGCTGACCTGGGCATGTTTCCTCCTTTTTCCGAGTAA
- the LOC121298898 gene encoding aryl hydrocarbon receptor nuclear translocator 2 isoform X2 produces MATPAAVNPSEMASDIPGPVALPGAPVGAGQVRMAGSMPGRAGKRRSGGMDFEDEDGEGPSKFSRYDDDQVPGDKERFARENHSEIERRRRNKMTQYITELSDMVPTCSALARKPDKLTILRMAVSHMKSMRGTGNKSTDGAYKPSFLTEQELKHLILEAADGFLFVVAAETGRVIYVSDSVTPVLNHPQSEWFGSTLYEQVHPDDVDKLREQLSTSESSMTGRILDLKTGTVKKEGQQSSMRMCMGSRRSFICRLRCGSAPLDHISLNRLSNMRKRYRNGLGPSKEGEPQYSVVHCTGYIKAWPPAGMTIPDEDTEAGQTSKYCLVAIGRLQVTSSPVSMDMNGLTVPTEFLSRHSSDGIITFVDPRCINVIGYQPQDLLGKDILEFCHPEDQSHLRESFQQVVKLKGQVLSVMYRFRTKNREWMLIRTSSFTFQNPYSDEIEYIICTNTNVKQLQQQQAELEVHQRDGLPSYDLSQVPVPNVTAGVHEAGKPIDKAESMFPQERDPRFADMYTGIAATDKKMMASSSAGGTQQLYSQGSPFQPGHSGKSFSSSVIHVPGVNDIQSASSTGQNLAQISRQLNPAQVPWTGNRPPFSGQQIPSQSGKGQSSPFGIGSSHSYPADPSSYSPLSSPTNSSPSGNAYSGLANRSAAFAEGGQSGGQFQGRPSEVWSQWQSQHHNQQGSEQHAHQQPSQTEVFQDMLPMPGDPTQGTGNYNIEDFADLGMFPPFSE; encoded by the exons AATGGACTTTGAGGATGAAGATGGAGAAGGACCAAGCAAATTTTCAAG GTATGATGATGATCAAGTCCCTGGTGATAAGGAAAGATTTGCAAG ggaAAATCACAGTGAAATTGAAAGACGTCGTCGTAATAAGATGACACAGTATATCACAGAGCTGTCTGATATGGTGCCTACCTGCAGTGCACTGGCACGGAAGCCAGACAAACTTACCATCCTGCGAATGGCCGTGTCTCACATGAAATCCATGAGAGGGACGGGGAACAAGTCTACTGATGGAGCTTATAAACCTTCATTTCTAACAGAGCAG gaaCTGAAGCATCTGATTCTGGAGGCTGCGGATGGGTTCCTCTTTGTTGTTGCCGCGGAGACCGGTAGAGTGATTTACGTTTCAGACTCGGTTACTCCAGTCCTCAATCACCCGCAGTCAGAGTGGTTCGGGAGCACTCTGTATGAACAGGTACACCCAGACGACGTGGATAAACTGAGAGAGCAGCTGAGCACGTCCGAAAGCTCAATGACAG GACGCATTCTGGACCTGAAGACGGGGACAGTCAAGAAAGAAGGCCAGCAGTCCTCCATGAGAATGTGCATGGGATCGAGGCGTTCCTTTATTTGTAGATTGAG GTGCGGCAGTGCGCCTTTAGATCACATCTCCTTGAATCGACTGTCCAATATGAGGAAGAGATACAG AAATGGCTTAGGACCTTCAAAAGAGGGAGAACCACAGTATTCAGTTGTCCATTGTACAGGATACATCAAAGCGTGGCCACCAGCAG GCATGACCATCCCTGATGAAGATACAGAAGCAGGACAGACCAGTAAATATTGCCTTGTTGCAATTGGAAGACTTCAG GTAACCAGCTCCCCGGTGTCCATGGATATGAATGGGTTGACGGTTCCTACAGAGTTCCTTTCTCGACACAGCTCGGATGGAATTATCACTTTCGTGGATCCGCGCTGCATCAACGTTATTGGCTACCAACCACAG GACCTGCTGGGAAAGGACATCTTGGAGTTCTGCCACCCCGAAGATCAGAGCCACCTGAGGGAGAGCTTTCAACAG GTTGTTAAACTGAAAGGCCAGGTGCTCTCTGTGATGTATCGTTTCCGCACAAAGAATCGAGAGTGGATGCTGATCAGGACTAGCAGCTTCACCTTTCAGAACCCGTACTCGGACGAGATCGAATACATCATATGCACCAACACCAACGTCAA gcagcttcaacaacagcaAGCAGAGCTTGAAGTTCATCAAAGAGATGGTCTCCCATCGTATGACCTGTCTCAG GTGCCTGTTCCTAATGTTACTGCTGGTGTCCACGAAGCAGGCAAGCCAATCGACAAGGCAGAGAGCATGTTCCCCCAGGAAAGGGACCCTCGCTTTGCTGATATGTACACCGGGATTGCAGCTA CTGACAAAAAAATGATGGCTTCGTCTTCAGCCGGAGGGACCCAGCAGCTTTATTCTCAAGGCAGCCCGTTCCAGCCAGGTCACTCAGGGAAGAGTTTCAG TTCCTCTGTAATACATGTACCAGGAGTCAATGATATTCAGTCAGCATCTTCAACTGGACAGAACTTGGCACAGATTTCTCGACAGCTGAACCCAGCTCAGGTTCCCTGGACTGGGAATCGGCCTCCTTTTTCTGGACAG caaatcCCATCACAGTCTGGGAAGGGTCAGTCATCTCCGTTTGGTATTGGATCGAGTCACAGCTATCCAGCAGACCCCTCCTCTTACAGCCCCCTGTCCAGCCCCACCAACTCCTCCCCAAGCGGGAATGCCTACTCGGGCCTAGCCAATCGCAGCGCTGCTTTCG CTGAAGGTGGACAGAGTGGAGGGCAGTTTCAAGGCAGACCGTCTGAGGTGTGGTCTCAGTGGCAGAGCCAGCACCACAACCAGCAGGGCAGTGAGCAGCACGCGCACCAGCAGCCGAGCCAGACCGAGGTCTTCCAG GATATGTTGCCTATGCCTGGGGATCCCACACAGGGTACAGGCAATTACAACATTGAAGATTTTGCTGACCTGGGCATGTTTCCTCCTTTTTCCGAGTAA
- the LOC121298898 gene encoding aryl hydrocarbon receptor nuclear translocator 2 isoform X5, producing the protein MATPAAVNPSEMASDIPGPVALPGAPVGAGQVRMAGSMPGRAGKRRSGGMDFEDEDGEGPSKFSRENHSEIERRRRNKMTQYITELSDMVPTCSALARKPDKLTILRMAVSHMKSMRGTGNKSTDGAYKPSFLTEQELKHLILEAADGFLFVVAAETGRVIYVSDSVTPVLNHPQSEWFGSTLYEQVHPDDVDKLREQLSTSESSMTGRILDLKTGTVKKEGQQSSMRMCMGSRRSFICRLRCGSAPLDHISLNRLSNMRKRYRNGLGPSKEGEPQYSVVHCTGYIKAWPPAGMTIPDEDTEAGQTSKYCLVAIGRLQVTSSPVSMDMNGLTVPTEFLSRHSSDGIITFVDPRCINVIGYQPQDLLGKDILEFCHPEDQSHLRESFQQVVKLKGQVLSVMYRFRTKNREWMLIRTSSFTFQNPYSDEIEYIICTNTNVKQLQQQQAELEVHQRDGLPSYDLSQVPVPNVTAGVHEAGKPIDKAESMFPQERDPRFADMYTGIAATDKKMMASSSAGGTQQLYSQGSPFQPGHSGKSFSSSVIHVPGVNDIQSASSTGQNLAQISRQLNPAQVPWTGNRPPFSGQQIPSQSGKGQSSPFGIGSSHSYPADPSSYSPLSSPTNSSPSGNAYSGLANRSAAFAEGGQSGGQFQGRPSEVWSQWQSQHHNQQGSEQHAHQQPSQTEVFQDMLPMPGDPTQGTGNYNIEDFADLGMFPPFSE; encoded by the exons AATGGACTTTGAGGATGAAGATGGAGAAGGACCAAGCAAATTTTCAAG ggaAAATCACAGTGAAATTGAAAGACGTCGTCGTAATAAGATGACACAGTATATCACAGAGCTGTCTGATATGGTGCCTACCTGCAGTGCACTGGCACGGAAGCCAGACAAACTTACCATCCTGCGAATGGCCGTGTCTCACATGAAATCCATGAGAGGGACGGGGAACAAGTCTACTGATGGAGCTTATAAACCTTCATTTCTAACAGAGCAG gaaCTGAAGCATCTGATTCTGGAGGCTGCGGATGGGTTCCTCTTTGTTGTTGCCGCGGAGACCGGTAGAGTGATTTACGTTTCAGACTCGGTTACTCCAGTCCTCAATCACCCGCAGTCAGAGTGGTTCGGGAGCACTCTGTATGAACAGGTACACCCAGACGACGTGGATAAACTGAGAGAGCAGCTGAGCACGTCCGAAAGCTCAATGACAG GACGCATTCTGGACCTGAAGACGGGGACAGTCAAGAAAGAAGGCCAGCAGTCCTCCATGAGAATGTGCATGGGATCGAGGCGTTCCTTTATTTGTAGATTGAG GTGCGGCAGTGCGCCTTTAGATCACATCTCCTTGAATCGACTGTCCAATATGAGGAAGAGATACAG AAATGGCTTAGGACCTTCAAAAGAGGGAGAACCACAGTATTCAGTTGTCCATTGTACAGGATACATCAAAGCGTGGCCACCAGCAG GCATGACCATCCCTGATGAAGATACAGAAGCAGGACAGACCAGTAAATATTGCCTTGTTGCAATTGGAAGACTTCAG GTAACCAGCTCCCCGGTGTCCATGGATATGAATGGGTTGACGGTTCCTACAGAGTTCCTTTCTCGACACAGCTCGGATGGAATTATCACTTTCGTGGATCCGCGCTGCATCAACGTTATTGGCTACCAACCACAG GACCTGCTGGGAAAGGACATCTTGGAGTTCTGCCACCCCGAAGATCAGAGCCACCTGAGGGAGAGCTTTCAACAG GTTGTTAAACTGAAAGGCCAGGTGCTCTCTGTGATGTATCGTTTCCGCACAAAGAATCGAGAGTGGATGCTGATCAGGACTAGCAGCTTCACCTTTCAGAACCCGTACTCGGACGAGATCGAATACATCATATGCACCAACACCAACGTCAA gcagcttcaacaacagcaAGCAGAGCTTGAAGTTCATCAAAGAGATGGTCTCCCATCGTATGACCTGTCTCAG GTGCCTGTTCCTAATGTTACTGCTGGTGTCCACGAAGCAGGCAAGCCAATCGACAAGGCAGAGAGCATGTTCCCCCAGGAAAGGGACCCTCGCTTTGCTGATATGTACACCGGGATTGCAGCTA CTGACAAAAAAATGATGGCTTCGTCTTCAGCCGGAGGGACCCAGCAGCTTTATTCTCAAGGCAGCCCGTTCCAGCCAGGTCACTCAGGGAAGAGTTTCAG TTCCTCTGTAATACATGTACCAGGAGTCAATGATATTCAGTCAGCATCTTCAACTGGACAGAACTTGGCACAGATTTCTCGACAGCTGAACCCAGCTCAGGTTCCCTGGACTGGGAATCGGCCTCCTTTTTCTGGACAG caaatcCCATCACAGTCTGGGAAGGGTCAGTCATCTCCGTTTGGTATTGGATCGAGTCACAGCTATCCAGCAGACCCCTCCTCTTACAGCCCCCTGTCCAGCCCCACCAACTCCTCCCCAAGCGGGAATGCCTACTCGGGCCTAGCCAATCGCAGCGCTGCTTTCG CTGAAGGTGGACAGAGTGGAGGGCAGTTTCAAGGCAGACCGTCTGAGGTGTGGTCTCAGTGGCAGAGCCAGCACCACAACCAGCAGGGCAGTGAGCAGCACGCGCACCAGCAGCCGAGCCAGACCGAGGTCTTCCAG GATATGTTGCCTATGCCTGGGGATCCCACACAGGGTACAGGCAATTACAACATTGAAGATTTTGCTGACCTGGGCATGTTTCCTCCTTTTTCCGAGTAA